From one Triticum aestivum cultivar Chinese Spring chromosome 4B, IWGSC CS RefSeq v2.1, whole genome shotgun sequence genomic stretch:
- the LOC123094538 gene encoding uncharacterized protein yields the protein MDLTSSGHLDAATLAMAFVLHLFVPSSVAARSCRPQAPPPTGSMRAYDCSSTVPSRVWPTSNGRDRAPRAPPLDVQELRPPPRMWTHARRPLANEAAWRRASTLPRVHRERPHQL from the exons ATGGATCTGACATCTTCCGGCCATCTCGACGCGGCAACCCTCGCCATGGCCTTCGTTCTCCACTTATTCGTCCCCTCATCCGTGGCAGCTAGATCTTGTAGGCCTCAAGCACCACCACCAACAGGATCCATGCGAGCGTACGACTGCTCCTCCACCGTCCCGTCACGTGTGTGGCCGACGTCCAACGGGCGAGACCGAGCTCCCCGAGCACCGCCACTTGATGTGCAG GAGCTGCGGCCCCCACCAAGGATGTGGACGCACGCAAGGCGGCCACTAGCGAACGAGGCCGCATGGCGTCGTGCCTCCACGCTGCCGAGGGTGCACAGGGAGCGGCCACATCAGTT GTAA